The Candidatus Bipolaricaulota bacterium genome contains the following window.
TGATGACCGATCGGATCAACCACTTCTTCTGGGCGGACGGGGAGGAACCCGCAGCCGAGTTTCACTCCGAATTCTGGGAGTTCTACTCCCAAGTCGACCGGTTCGCAGGGGAGGTGGCGGACCGCCTCCCGGGCGACACCGAGCTTTTCCTCCTCTCCGACCATGGGTTCTGCCGGCTGCGGGAGGAGGTCGATCTGAACGCCTACCTGGCCGAAGGCGGGTTCCTCCAGTTCAAGAAGAGCGGGGAGGGGCTTACCCGGATCGATCCAAAATCCCGTGCCTACTCCCTCCTCCCCGGGCGGATCTACGTCAACCTGCAGGGGCGGGAGGGGATCGGATCGGTCAAGGAGAGGGACTACGATCGCGTGCGGGACGATCTCATCTCCTTCCTTGAAGAGCTCGAAGATGCCGCAGGGAACCGGGTGATCGCCCGGAGCTACCGCCGGGAGGAGGTCTACCGCGGGGCGGCGTTCGACCGCGCGCCCGATTTGGTCGTCCTCCCCGAAGACGGCTACGATCTCAAGGCGAGGTTTTCTCCTGGGAAAGTGTTTGCCGCGGAACAGGGAAGGACCGGGATGCACACCTACCCAGACGCGTTCGCGCTCCTGCGTGGCAAGGAACTGACAGACGGGGGGTCGATCCTCGACATTCCGCCGACGATCCTCGACCTCCTTGGGGTGCCGGTCCCGAAGGAGCTCGAGGGGCGCGTTCTCCTGGCGGAGGGAGCGAAGCGATGAGGCTTTTGATCTACTCCAAGGCGCTTTACTCGACGTTCGTCTACTACAGTCCGGACCGGATCCTGTTCGACGCCGGGGAGGGGGTGAGCTCGATCCTGGCGAACAAGGCGTTCGCCATCAAGCGGGTCTTCCTCTCCCACGGCCATGCCGATCACATCGCCGGGCTGGTCGGGCTCGTCAACATCCGGAACAACGCGATGGGGGACAAGGAGAAGGAGCTCACGATCTACTATCCAAAGGGGAATTACCTCATCTCGGAGATGATCAACTTCCTCTCCCGCACCAACCGGAGGCTGAGCTACACCCTGGAATGGGTCCCGCTCGAGCCCGGAGACCGGGTCGAACTCCTCCAGGGCCAGATGCCCCGCTACATCGAGGCGTTCCCCACCGTGCACGTCCCGAACGAGATCTCGCTCGGGTACAACATCGTCGAGGTGCGCCACCGGCTCCGCCCGGAGCTCGCCGGTGCCACTCAGGAGGAGATCGTGCGCATTGTGCGGGAGAAGGGGAGGGAGGCGGTGAGCGAGCACTACGAGCAGCGCCTGTTCTCCTACGGCGGGGACTCCGTCCCGATCAAGCCGGCGTACGTGCAGGGGACCGAGGTCCTGTGCCACGACACCACCTTCCTCGACGAACGCGATCGCAAGGAGTACAAGCACGCCACGTTGAAGGAGGCGATCGAGGTCGCCCGTGCAGCAGGAGTGCAGAAGGAGCTCATCTGCCTGCACATCTCCAGCCGGTACAAGGGGAAGCTGAAGGAGATCAGCGCGGCGAGCGGTTATTACGACGGGCTCGACTTCAAGGTCGTGCTCGTCCCGCCCGGGCGGATATTCACCATGGAGTAAACCTCCCCGCCCAAAGGACGAGGCATTCAAGATCTGCTCTCGTAAAAGATGAGAGCGCAATCCCTCCACCCAGGCCCTATAACCTTCAGCGATTTCAAATTTGTAACCGCAGAAGACGGGTTTAAGTATTGTTCCGAGAAAGGGAAAGAATTAAACTTATCCAGCGTGTGAAGGATGTTTGCCGAGAGCCGATAATCGAAGGAACGCAAGAGTGAGGTGAAAGCGGATTAAATTGGAGTCCAAGAATCCTCACTATTTAGGGCATCGCAAACGACTTCGTGAAAGGTTCTTGAAGACCGGATTCGCTGGTTTTGCGGATCACGAGATCGTTGAACTGCTGTTGACACTTGCCATACCGAGAAGAGACGTCAAACAACCGGCAAAGGAGCTCCTCCGCCGGTTTGGGAGCCTGCGGGGAATACTGGATGCGCCGCTCGATGAGCTGCGAAAGGTAAAGGGGATCGGCGAGGTCGCGCCGGTGGCGCTGCGGATTATCCGCGAGGCGGCGGTTCTCTACTTGCAGCAGAAGGCGGAGACGGCCGGTTCGATGGCCGATCCGGCGTATCTGTATGATTTTTGGCGCGCCCGGTTAGGTGGTCTGCGCAACGAGGTGTTCGAGGTGGCTTATCTGGATTCCAGCGCGCGGCTCCTCAGGGACGGGATCGAACGCCTGGAGACGGGCACCGTCGACCGGGCGAACGTGTATCCGCGTAAGGTTATGGAGGCGGCTTTGCGCAAGGGTGCGGCCGCCCTTGTCTTCGCTCACAACCACCCAGGCGGCGATGTGACGCCTTCCGAACAGGACAAATTAATCACCGAAGCCCTTGTGCTTGCGGCCACTACTCTGAATATCGATGTTCTGGATCATCTCATCGTCTCTGCCGACGAGGTGTTCAGCTTCCGCAAGGAGGGACTGCTGTGACGGGAGTTGCAGACCCTATCCTGCGAGCATTCCCGTCCCTCAATGATGCACAGAAAGAGGCCATCAGCCACACGGAAGGGCCGGTACTGATCATCGCCGGGCCTGGATCCGGCAAAACCCTGGTGCTGATCCTCCGAACCATGAACCTGCTCCTTCAAGGCCTGGCCGAACCTTCCCAGATCATGCTCTGTACGTTCACCGAGAAGGCGGCGTTCGAGCTGCGGGACCGCCTTTCCCTCACCGCGAAGAAACTTGGTTATACCGGGGACCTTTCCACCCTTCTGGTGGGAACGATCCACAGCATCGCCAATGAGTTCCTCCTTCACTATCGGCACTACACGCCCCTGGGGAATAACTACGAAGTGCTCGATGATCTCACACAGCTCCTGTTCATCTACGAGCACTTCGATGAGATCATTGGATCGGAGGAGAACGGGCGCTATCTCAGACACTGGACGTCCCGCTGGGCCGCGATTAAACGGGCGAGGGACTACTTCAACAAGATCACCGAGGAATTGGTCGCCCCGCACAAGCTACAGACTTCCACCGATCCTTTCGTAAGCGTGCTGGGCCGTGCGTATATCTCCTACCGGGATCTACTGGTTGAGAAGAATCGCATCGATTTTCCCCATCAACAGAAGCTCTTCCTCGATCTGCTCGATCATCCTGAGGCAGGGCCGACGATTCGCAACCAGATTCATTACCTCATGGTCGACGAATACCAGGATTCCAACTACATCCAGGAGCGGCTTTATCTAAGCCTGATGGGGAAAAGCGGGAACGTTTGCGTCGTCGGTGATGACGATCAATCGCTGTATCGATTTCGCGGGGCTACCGTGCGCAACATCCTTGAGTTTCCAGAGCGGTTTTCTCCCTGCTATATCTCCCCGCCTCTGTCGATCAACTATCGTTCCCATCGCGACATCATCTCTGCCTACAACAACAGCATGGACGCAAGCGCTAGGAGCAACACGTCTTGAGGTCCCCCAATTCATTTCGACTTACCAT
Protein-coding sequences here:
- a CDS encoding alkaline phosphatase family protein, whose translation is MFGRKRNKRLFVLSLDGVPFSFLRAGIAAGRFPNIAGLGTPVRMDSVLPPISSVAWASFSTGVNPGGHGIFGFVDRDPRSMAFKLPSARDLLVPTLWTRLNAAGKRAIVMNVPLTYPPQEIDGIMISGFLCTDLSRGVRPAKLLPRLRSLDYRIDPDPNLGMTDRARYLEEIFATLAARRRAVFELMNEEWDFFMVHVMMTDRINHFFWADGEEPAAEFHSEFWEFYSQVDRFAGEVADRLPGDTELFLLSDHGFCRLREEVDLNAYLAEGGFLQFKKSGEGLTRIDPKSRAYSLLPGRIYVNLQGREGIGSVKERDYDRVRDDLISFLEELEDAAGNRVIARSYRREEVYRGAAFDRAPDLVVLPEDGYDLKARFSPGKVFAAEQGRTGMHTYPDAFALLRGKELTDGGSILDIPPTILDLLGVPVPKELEGRVLLAEGAKR
- a CDS encoding MBL fold metallo-hydrolase, whose protein sequence is MRLLIYSKALYSTFVYYSPDRILFDAGEGVSSILANKAFAIKRVFLSHGHADHIAGLVGLVNIRNNAMGDKEKELTIYYPKGNYLISEMINFLSRTNRRLSYTLEWVPLEPGDRVELLQGQMPRYIEAFPTVHVPNEISLGYNIVEVRHRLRPELAGATQEEIVRIVREKGREAVSEHYEQRLFSYGGDSVPIKPAYVQGTEVLCHDTTFLDERDRKEYKHATLKEAIEVARAAGVQKELICLHISSRYKGKLKEISAASGYYDGLDFKVVLVPPGRIFTME
- the radC gene encoding DNA repair protein RadC, coding for MKTGFAGFADHEIVELLLTLAIPRRDVKQPAKELLRRFGSLRGILDAPLDELRKVKGIGEVAPVALRIIREAAVLYLQQKAETAGSMADPAYLYDFWRARLGGLRNEVFEVAYLDSSARLLRDGIERLETGTVDRANVYPRKVMEAALRKGAAALVFAHNHPGGDVTPSEQDKLITEALVLAATTLNIDVLDHLIVSADEVFSFRKEGLL
- a CDS encoding UvrD-helicase domain-containing protein translates to MTGVADPILRAFPSLNDAQKEAISHTEGPVLIIAGPGSGKTLVLILRTMNLLLQGLAEPSQIMLCTFTEKAAFELRDRLSLTAKKLGYTGDLSTLLVGTIHSIANEFLLHYRHYTPLGNNYEVLDDLTQLLFIYEHFDEIIGSEENGRYLRHWTSRWAAIKRARDYFNKITEELVAPHKLQTSTDPFVSVLGRAYISYRDLLVEKNRIDFPHQQKLFLDLLDHPEAGPTIRNQIHYLMVDEYQDSNYIQERLYLSLMGKSGNVCVVGDDDQSLYRFRGATVRNILEFPERFSPCYISPPLSINYRSHRDIISAYNNSMDASARSNTS